The Nitrospiraceae bacterium genome has a window encoding:
- a CDS encoding MarR family winged helix-turn-helix transcriptional regulator: MAEAGTVHHSKPITLLNPKPVEPVMTQLVAGLERIGLAMKSRTWRREGRSGLGPLQRQVLAVLQSQPKHVAQVSQIAEELAVRLPTASEAVATLERKRLVRRRRSKSDGRVVTVELSAKGLRAGSGNPQKPSALITATATLSPREQASMLTALIKLIKSLQDQGEISVVRMCVSCRYFRPNRYDDPAKPHHCDYVNAPLGDMTLRTNCPEYESAPKGQADAAWAAFSNSRIA, translated from the coding sequence ATGGCCGAGGCCGGCACCGTACATCATTCCAAACCGATCACGCTGTTGAATCCTAAGCCCGTCGAGCCCGTCATGACCCAACTCGTCGCTGGGTTGGAACGGATTGGGCTTGCCATGAAAAGTCGGACCTGGCGGCGCGAGGGGCGATCGGGTCTTGGGCCATTGCAGCGGCAAGTCTTGGCTGTTCTGCAGTCTCAGCCGAAGCATGTTGCACAAGTCTCACAGATTGCGGAGGAATTGGCCGTGAGGCTCCCAACCGCGTCGGAAGCCGTGGCAACTCTTGAACGGAAGCGGCTGGTTCGTCGTCGACGCTCGAAGAGCGATGGGCGCGTCGTGACGGTCGAACTTTCTGCGAAGGGACTTCGTGCCGGTTCGGGAAACCCACAGAAACCTAGTGCGCTCATCACGGCCACGGCAACGCTGTCACCGCGGGAACAAGCATCCATGCTCACGGCCTTGATCAAGCTCATCAAGTCTCTTCAGGATCAAGGGGAAATTTCGGTTGTGCGAATGTGTGTGTCCTGCCGCTATTTCAGACCCAACCGTTACGATGATCCTGCCAAGCCGCATCATTGCGACTACGTCAATGCCCCGCTCGGTGACATGACACTCCGTACGAATTGCCCCGAGTATGAGTCGGCGCCGAAGGGGCAGGCTGATGCTGCCTGGGCGGCGTTTTCCAATTCTCGCATCGCTTAG